In Carassius auratus strain Wakin chromosome 39, ASM336829v1, whole genome shotgun sequence, a genomic segment contains:
- the LOC113058074 gene encoding phospholipase D3-like: MSQLELHWLESFWMPQETCISDCRLTLVESVPEGLSFPSGLPHLPSISDTWIHLLNKANRSVHIGAFYFTLRDSDLGLTEPSSALGKKVFERLKQLEPNGVKLKIAVNAPQSYIADTDELVATGAEVRGVDLQSITGGILHTKLWVVDKKHMYLGSANMDWRSLTQVKEVGVSVEDCSCLAQDASRIFDMYWDIGAQKNGSLPPFWPGRFSALSSSKYPLAVKFNGVPARVYLSSSPPPLSSHGRSDDLSSILSVIADAERFIYVSVMDYLPMSQFTEPIRFWPVIDSALREAACTRGVEVKLLVSCWSHSPGAMFVFLQSLSVLNNPPLSCNIHSKVFEVPSTREQQRIPFARVNHAKYMVTDRVVYIGTSNWSENYFTQTAGVGLVVNQTGSAVGQGQQTIQSQMQEVFQRDWHSEYAQTLTDVHAEHCSGKKLT; this comes from the exons ATGTCACAACTGGAGCTGCACTGGTTGGAAAGTTTCTGGATGCCTCAAGAGACATGCATATCTGACTGTAG GCTTACTCTTGTTGAGAGTGTCCCTGAGGGCCTCAGCTTCCCTTCCGGCTTGCCACACCTGCCGAGCATTTCAGACACTTGGATTCATCTGTTAAACAAAGCAAACCGCTCTGTCCACATCGGTGCTTTCTATTTCACTCTCCGTGATTCAGACCTAGGCCTTACGGAGCCCTCGTCAGCTCTG GGCAAAAAAGTGTTCGAACGACTAAAGCAACTGGAACCAAATGGAGTGAAGTTGAAGATTGCTGTAAACGCCCCTCAGTCATACATTGCAGACACAGACGAACTGGTGGCAACAG GGGCTGAGGTCAGGGGAGTTGACCTGCAAAGCATCACTGGAGGCATTTTGCACACCAAACTATGGGTTGTGGATAAGAAACACATGTATTTAGGCAGCGCAAACATGGATTGGCGTTCCCTTACCCAG GTGAAAGAGGTTGGCGTGTCTGTGGAAGACTGCAGCTGTCTGGCACAGGACGCCTCACGGATATTTGACATGTACTGGGACATTGGAGCTCAGAAGAATGGATCTCTACCTCCTTTCTGGCCGGGCCGTTTCTCCGCCCTCTCCAGTTCTAAGTACCCATTAGCTGTTAAATTCAACGGTGTCCCTGCACGTGTCTATTTGTCT AGTTCCCCTCCTCCTTTATCATCACATGGCCGTTCTGACGATCTCTCAAGCATCCTGTCAGTAATCGCTGATGCTGAGCGCTTCATCTATGTGTCTGTGATGGATTACCTTCCCATGTCTCAGTTCACCGAGCCCATTCG GTTTTGGCCTGTCATCGACTCGGCCCTGCGCGAGGCAGCTTGTACGAGAGGTGTTGAGGTGAAGCTGCTGGTCAGTTGTTGGAGTCATTCTCCTGGTGCCATGTTTGTTTTCCTCCAGTCTTTATCGGTCCTCAACAACCCCCCTCTGAGCTGCAACATTCATTCT aaaGTTTTTGAGGTGCCGTCAACCCGAGAGCAGCAGAGGATCCCGTTTGCACGTGTCAACCATGCCAAGTACATGGTGACTGACCGAGTTGTTTACATTG GAACTTCCAACTGGTCTGAGAATTACTTCACCCAGACGGCAGGGGTTGGGCTTGTCGTGAATCAGACAGGTTCTGCAGTAGGGCAGGGCCAGCAAACCATTCAGAGCCAGATGCAGGAGGTTTTCCAGAGGGATTGGCATTCAGAATACGCTCAAACCCTCACTGATGTTCACGCGGAGCACTGCAGCGGAAAAAAGCTTACATAA